Proteins from one Mercurialis annua linkage group LG7, ddMerAnnu1.2, whole genome shotgun sequence genomic window:
- the LOC130014857 gene encoding uncharacterized protein LOC130014857, whose protein sequence is MEEDRSLKHHMLPSLDGATTGIARPHEQAKAITLRSGTILEGPKVPNEVVIEKESDKIGKSEEKEEEVILKPYAPKLPYLQRMKKVEDDKNFSKFLDMFRKIHINIPLTEAISQMPKYAKYLKEIISNKRKFDDVGTVTLTEECSALIQNKPPQKAKDPGSFTIPCIIGETEFGKVLCDLGASINLMPLSICRKLGMVKEMMNTTVSLQLADKSITYPSGVLEDILIKVDKFIFPIDFIVLDMEEDKEVPLLLGRPFLATSKAIIDVEGGKLTLRVG, encoded by the exons ATGGAGGAAGATAGATCTCTCAAACATCACATGTTACCATCTCTTGATGGCGCCACAACGGGAATTGCTAGACCTCAT GAACAAGCTAAGGCAATTACCTTGAGGAGCGGAACCATACTAGAGGGGCCAAAAGTTCCTAATGAGGTGGTAATAGAGAAGGAAAGCGACAAGATCGGCAAGTCGGAAGAAAAGGAAGAGGAAGTAATTTTGAAGCCATATGCTCCTAAACTTCCTTATCTTCAAAGGATGAAGAAAGTAGAAGATGACAAGAATTTCTCCAAATTTCTTGACATGTTTCGCAAGATTCACATCAACATTCCGCTTACCGAGGCAATTTCCCAAATGCCTAAGTATGCTAAATACTTGAAAGAAATCATCTCAAATAAGAGAAAATTTGATGATGTGGGAACGGTCACGCTAACCGAAGAATGTAGCGCACTCATTCAAAACAAGCCTCCTCAAAAGGCGAAAGATCCGGGAAGCTTCACTATTCCATGCATCATTGGTGAAACGGAATTTGGTAAGGTACTTTGTGATCTTGGTGCAAGCATTAATTTAATGCCTTTGTCTATTTGCAGGAAATTGGGTATGGTGAAGGAGATGATGAACACTACTGTTTCTCTACAATTGGCGGACAAGTCAATTACTTACCCAAGTGGAGTGCTTGAAGATATCCTAATCAAAGTCGATAAATTCATATTTCCTATTGATTTTATTGTCCTTGACATGGAGGAAGATAAAGAAGTTCCACTCCTCTTGGGTAGACCTTTCCTCGCAACTAGCAAAGCCATCATAGATGTGGAAGGAGGTAAGTTGACCTTGAGAGTAGGTTAA
- the LOC130014874 gene encoding ornithine decarboxylase-like — MTFNLLTTTNGSISDIISRMKDRRQVVALQTDSMNSFIKSISDNQQEIEPFYVLDLGVAVRLMDKWRQHLPNVKPFYAVKCNSDPALLFLLAALGANFDCASRAEIEIVLRLGVNPDRIVYAHSCKMASHIKYAASVGVNLTTFDSKDEIDKIKKWHPKCELLLRIKVNDESSWRSMGNKYGASLDEVVPLLQHAYQAGLKVSGVSFHIGTKASEAKLYRGAISAARYVFDATSELKMPEMHILNIGGGFKDNPLFDEIGRTVNDSVQEYFPNQSSSLKVIAEPGRFFAETAFTMVTNVIGKRVRGRTIQYWIDDGTHGSFNLATYDHSSMMFKPLLRNEDGEAQLSTIFGPTCDGLDIVVSECKLPELNVDDVIVFYNMGAYTTSGASKFNGFNRFEMPTYLVYSTPN; from the coding sequence ATGACATTCAATTTGCTAACTACGACTAATGGTAGCATATCAGATATTATTTCCAGGATGAAAGACCGACGTCAAGTTGTTGCGCTTCAAACAGATTCCATGAACAGTTTTATCAAATCGATTTCTGATAATCAGCAAGAGATCGAACCCTTTTACGTTCTTGATCTGGGGGTTGCGGTAAGACTAATGGATAAATGGAGACAACACCTACCAAACGTCAAGCCTTTTTATGCTGTTAAGTGCAACTCTGATCCTGCATTACTTTTTCTTCTCGCAGCTCTTGGTGCAAATTTTGATTGCGCTAGTCGAGCTGAGATCGAAATCGTTCTTAGGCTCGGTGTCAATCCTGACAGAATTGTTTATGCCCATTCGTGCAAGATGGCGTCTCATATCAAGTATGCAGCCAGTGTTGGAGTGAATCTGACAACTTTTGACTCCAAAGACGAGATTGATAAGATCAAAAAATGGCACCCGAAATGCGAATTGCTGCTTCGTATCAAAGTTAATGACGAGAGTTCATGGCGTTCAATGGGTAACAAATATGGCGCCTCTCTTGATGAGGTGGTTCCGCTGCTGCAACATGCTTACCAGGCAGGCCTGAAAGTGAGCGGAGTCTCGTTCCACATTGGAACGAAAGCATCAGAGGCAAAACTCTACCGCGGCGCAATTTCTGCTGCAAGGTATGTATTTGATGCAACTTCTGAACTAAAAATGCCTGAAATGCATATTCTTAACATTGGCGGAGGGTTCAAAGACAATCCGTTATTCGATGAGATAGGAAGAACGGTTAACGATTCCGTCCAGGAATATTTTCCGAATCAATCATCATCCCTGAAAGTGATTGCTGAACCTGGAAGATTCTTTGCAGAAACTGCATTTACAATGGTAACTAATGTTATTGGAAAAAGAGTAAGAGGGCGGACAATTCAGTACTGGATCGATGATGGGACTCACGGATCATTTAACCTAGCTACGTATGATCATTCCTCTATGATGTTCAAGCCATTACTGAGAAATGAAGACGGTGAAGCTCAACTATCAACTATCTTTGGACCGACATGCGATGGGTTAGACATTGTGGTGAGTGAGTGCAAATTGCCTGAGCTGAATGTTGATGATGTGATTGTGTTCTATAATATGGGTGCGTACACAACTTCTGGTGCAAGTAAGTTCAATGGGTTTAACAGATTTGAAATGCCCACTTACCTTGTATATTCAACTCCAAATTGA